The Thioalkalivibrio sp. XN279 genome contains the following window.
CCGCACCTCATCGAGCATGGCGCCGCGCACCCGGATGCCCGCGTAGGTCTCGAAACTGGCGCCCTGGCTCGCGTCATAGCTCCTCGCTGCCTCCAACAGCCCGATCGTCCCGGCTTGCACCAGGTCTTCCAGCTGCACGTTCGCCGGCAGCCGGCCGAGCAGGTGGCACGCGATGCGCTTCACCAGCTCGAGGTGGTCTTCTACCCGAATCTCGCTCCCGGCCTGCGTCACTTGTGCGGCATACATGGCTACACCGCCATTTCGAGGCTGGCCGGGGGCTTGCAAGCGCCGACCATGCGTTCGAGAAAAAACTCGATGCGGCCGCTGGCGCCCCGGGGCTCAGGGAGCTTATCGGCACGACGGGCGAGTTCCTTGAACGCGCGCGCTGCCGGACTGGAGGGATACATGGTGGTTACCGGCGCCTGCGCCTGGACGGCGCGTCGCAGCAACGGGTCTTCGGGGACGATGCCGAGGTGATGCAGCGGCATCTCGAGGAACCGGTCGCAGACCGCCTGGAGCTTGCCGTGCAAGCGACGGCCATGCTGGACGGAGTCGACCCGGTTGGTGATGGTGTGGAAGCGGCGCAGGCCATGGTCCCGGGCCAGCACCTTGACCAGCGCATAGGCGTCGGTCATCGACGAAGGCTCGTCGCACACCACCAGCATGACGTCCTGTGCAGCGGAGCAGAACTGCAGCACTGAGGGGTTGATCCCTGCGGCCACGTCGATGATGAGGACGTCGACCGCTTCCGCCAGGCTGCTGAACACGCTGACGATCCCGGCCAGCTCGCGACTGTCGAGGTTGGCGAGACGCGCTATGCCTGAGGCCGCGGGGGCGATGCGTAACCCCCCCGGGCCGTCCACCAGGATATCGGCCAGCTCACGCTCACCGGAAAGCACGTGCGAAAGGTCGTGCCGCACCTGCAGCCCAAGCAACAGGTCGACGTTGGCGAGCCCGAGATCCGCAT
Protein-coding sequences here:
- a CDS encoding MinD/ParA family protein; protein product: MSMLDQARQAAGLASFREPCPVRVIAVASGKGGVGKTNVSVNLGVALAALGRRTMLLDADLGLANVDLLLGLQVRHDLSHVLSGERELADILVDGPGGLRIAPAASGIARLANLDSRELAGIVSVFSSLAEAVDVLIIDVAAGINPSVLQFCSAAQDVMLVVCDEPSSMTDAYALVKVLARDHGLRRFHTITNRVDSVQHGRRLHGKLQAVCDRFLEMPLHHLGIVPEDPLLRRAVQAQAPVTTMYPSSPAARAFKELARRADKLPEPRGASGRIEFFLERMVGACKPPASLEMAV